From the Lolium rigidum isolate FL_2022 chromosome 2, APGP_CSIRO_Lrig_0.1, whole genome shotgun sequence genome, one window contains:
- the LOC124692909 gene encoding acetylornithine deacetylase-like, with translation MASPAPPLKDAVGGLDRDPFVALLAKLIGETQRLQNDPPELVPQEELVAQHVLDVLLPLSTDTGGGPLLVRKVNYTEGRSNVIVEYPGTVPGRVVSFVGMHMDVVPANPNEWDFDPFSLTFDSDDKEKLRGRGTTDCLGHVALVTQLMRRLGEVKPALKHSVIAVFIANEENSSVTGIGVDGLVKDGLLDKLKTGPLFWIDTADKQPCIGTGGMIPWHLKATGKLFHSGLAHKAINSMELNMDALKEIQTRFYNDFPAHEKEKIYKFATPSTIKPTKWSYPGGGLNQIPGECTISGDIRLTPFYSTSFVVKKLQEYVDDINANLETKLPTRGPVSKYVLPDENLRGRLEIAFDGDIMNGVACNLESRGFKALCKATEEIVGHVEPYSITGSLPLIRELQDEGFDVQTAGYGLLKTYHAKNEYCLFPDMAQGFQVFVSIISQLEADA, from the exons ATGgcatctccggcgccgccgctcaaGGACGCCGTCGGCGGGCTGGACCGCGACCCCTTCGTCGCCCTCCTCGCCAAGCTCATCGGCGAGACCCAGCGCCTGCAGAACGACCCGCCGGAGCTCGTCCCGCAGGAGGAGCTCGTGGCGCAGCACGTGCTCGACGTGCTCCTCCCGCTGTCCACGGACACCGGCGGCGGCCCGCTCCTCGTGCGCAAGGTGAACTACACCGAGGGCCGCAGCAACGTCATCGTCGAGTACCCCGGCACCGTCCCCGGCCGCGTCGTCTCCTTCGTCGGCATGCACATGGACGTCGTCCCCGCCAACCCTAACGAGTGG GACTTCGATCCCTTCTCACTAACATTTGACAGTGATGACAAGGAAAAGCTTAGGGGCCGTGGGACGACTGACTGTCTTGGTCATGTGGCGCTGGTGACTCAGCTCATGCGGCGGCTTGGTGAGGTGAAACCAGCATTGAAACATTCCGTAATTGCGGTGTTCATTGCCAACGAGGAGAACTCATCAGTAACTGGCATTGGTGTTGATGGCCTTGTCAAGGACGGGTTACTGGATAAGCTCAAGACTGGACCGCT GTTTTGGATAGATACAGCTGATAAGCAGCCATGCATTGGCACCGGTGGAATGATCCCGTGGCATCTGAAGGCAACAGGGAAGCTGTTCCACAGTGGTCTTGCACATAAG GCCATAAATTCAATGGAGTTAAATATGGACGCACTTAAAGAAATCCAAACACGGTTTTACAACGACTTCCCTGCACACGAGAAAGAGAAGATCTACAAGTTTGCTACTCCATCTACGATTAAGCCAACAAAGTGGAGCT ATCCTGGTGGAGGTCTGAATCAAATTCCTGGAGAATGTACAATTTCAGGGGATATAAG ATTGACTCCTTTCTATAG CACGAGCTTTGTTGTTAAGAAGTTACAAGAGTATGTGGATGATATAAATGCTAACCTTGAAACAAAGCTCCCTACTCGTGGCCCAGTGTCCAAATACGTTCTTCCTGATGAGAACCTACGAGGAAG GCTTGAAATCGCTTTTGATGGCGATATAATGAACGGGGTGGCGTGCAACCTCGAGTCTCGAGGCTTTAAAGCATTATGCAAAGCGACCGAGGAAATAGTCGGACACGTAGAGCCATATTCCATCACAGGGAGTCTGCCTCTGATCCGGGAATTACAG GATGAGGGATTTGATGTTCAGACTGCCGGATATG GCTTACTGAAGACATACCACGCGAAGAACGAGTACTGCCTGTTCCCAGATATGGCCCAGGGCTTCCAAGTGTTCGTGAGCATCATTTCACAGTTAGAAGCAGATGCCTAA